The genomic stretch GGTACAGCCGGTGTTCACGAAATCCCCCGAAGCGCCTAAAGCTCCCGCCGAAGGCGAGCCGGGTTTCGACTTCGATAAAACGTACAAGGAGTTTATCGACGGGAGCGGGGTGTCCCCCGGGCAGGCCGAGCCTGTGAAGGCGGCATTCAAAACGATCGGCCTCGTCATCACCCTCTTCTTCGCGCTGATTATGATCTCGATCGGTATCTATCTGATATTCCCCAGTCTGCTCTGGGTATTCCGTAAGGCGGGCAGCGTCATCCTCGGATTCCTGCTGGTCCTGTTCGCCCTACAGATGATGATTACCACCGTCGCCCGCCGCGTCTATTCGTTTATTATCTACTCGCTCGGCGCGGTGCTACTGACGCTCGCGGCGTTTGTGGTGCTGACCGGATTCGATCTGATCAGTTATCAGGTATTCGGGGAGTATCTCCGTATCCTGATACCTGTCGCGATCATCGCGCTGGGAATAAAATTCGTCGCGCAGGCTCTCGAAAAACGGATCGACGTCCGGCCCGCGGGTATCCTGATTCTTTCCATCATGTTCGTCTTCTTCGGGTTCTATTCCGTCGATCAGGTCAAAGCGATGGAGCCGGGCATCAAGTCCGCCGAATTTCAGGGCGAGCTCAAGAAAATTTTCAACCCCGCGCAGGCTCCTGATGATAAGTCGTTCTACACCTACCAGATGCCCGATTCCTATGTGACCCGGATACTCTACCGGATTGAGAACCATACGGGAAATATTACGCTCGGGGCGGGTATATCCGACGAGCGTATCGAGTATAAGAGCTCAGGGGTTTCTCCGCAGATCGCCGACAGCTTCGATACCATCGTATGGACGTGGTCGTTCAATAATATGACCGGGAATGCGTTCATCAATCTGATTCCCGATAAGCTCAGCGAAATGAATATCAAAAATATGTCCGGTGAAATAAATGGCGATCTAAGCGGTGTGGAAGTGCGCTCCGCGGATATCGAGGTGATGAGCGGATCGTGTAAATTGAGATTCGGGAAAAGCGTAACGGGCATCAATGTCAAGGTATTATCGGGAGAAGCGCTTCTCGAACTCCCCGCGAACTCCGAGATCATTGTCGACTATAAAAACGGGTCGCGGAACCTGACTCTTCCCGACGGTTTCGA from Brevinematales bacterium encodes the following:
- a CDS encoding PspC domain-containing protein, with protein sequence MEKKLYRSKTTRVISGVCGGLAEYLNMPVAMTRAIFIVILIFSGGMGLFLYLFMSIFVPEEPSGFGRTVETPEKQSPEFTECAFKAPKPPVQPVFTKSPEAPKAPAEGEPGFDFDKTYKEFIDGSGVSPGQAEPVKAAFKTIGLVITLFFALIMISIGIYLIFPSLLWVFRKAGSVILGFLLVLFALQMMITTVARRVYSFIIYSLGAVLLTLAAFVVLTGFDLISYQVFGEYLRILIPVAIIALGIKFVAQALEKRIDVRPAGILILSIMFVFFGFYSVDQVKAMEPGIKSAEFQGELKKIFNPAQAPDDKSFYTYQMPDSYVTRILYRIENHTGNITLGAGISDERIEYKSSGVSPQIADSFDTIVWTWSFNNMTGNAFINLIPDKLSEMNIKNMSGEINGDLSGVEVRSADIEVMSGSCKLRFGKSVTGINVKVLSGEALLELPANSEIIVDYKNGSRNLTLPDGFEQSGDGEMSHSGNGTRIIIHAEYGSGNIKIILY